From a single Drosophila sulfurigaster albostrigata strain 15112-1811.04 chromosome 3, ASM2355843v2, whole genome shotgun sequence genomic region:
- the LOC133840416 gene encoding SAM50-like protein CG7639 translates to MSQTPPKDPNSKYDLSKIGARVDRVNVNGLLRTHNDYVLRAADGLFKADNFQDMMIEAMAAKSYLHELGIFKDVSVHIDISRGADATPQGYEITLKGNEYSRIMGSAGTEIGQNEGSLRTELTIPNVLGRGESISLQGSYSSTRANDLQLKFWKPFFHTRFRENRPEMSFSVFRQTDRYDISSFQTTNLGYLVDLSAHTMLGVDLTHSLQYENSIRDVSLLNKSVPIAIRDHCGPKLASLLRYSVIFDNRDSNVFPTKGVLLKSVNEYCGLGGNISYTSSTAHGEVNVPLFAGLVAQFCGRVGVMKETKKTTILPINNLFYCGGPLTLRGFKYGGAGPVVDGTPIGAQTFWCTGAHLWTPLPFAGVFKGLASHFRMHFFYNMGNSNSFNTDNMRSAYGMGIAVKLAERARIELNYCVPVRRQNTDKVLNGFQFGIGYEFV, encoded by the exons ATGTCACAAACACCGCCTAAGGATCCAAATAGTAAATACGATCTGAGCAAAATTGGAGCACGAGTTGATCGAGTCAATGTCAACGGCCTGCTGAGGACTCACAATGATTACGTGTTGCGGGCAGCCGATGGCCTCTTTAAGGCTGACAATTTTCAGGACATGATGATCGAAGCAATGGCGGCCAAATCATATCTGCATGAACTGGGCATCTTCAAGGATGTGAGCGTACATATCGATATCAGTCGTGGCGCAGATGCCACGCCCCAAGGCTATGAGATAACACTCAAGGGCAACGAATACTCGAGGATTATGGGTTCGGCGGGCACTGAGATTGGCCAGAACGAAGGTTCGCTCCGCACAGAGCTGACCATACCGAATGTGCTTGGTCGCGGTGAGAGCATTTCCCTGCAAGGAAGCTACAGCAGCACCAGAGCCAATGACCTGCAACTGAAGTTCTGGAAGCCCTTTTTCCATACACGATTCCGTGAGAATCGACCAGA AATGTCCTTCAGCGTGTTCCGGCAAACGGATCGATATGACATAAGCTCGTTTCAGACCACAAACTTGGGCTACTTGGTGGACTTGAGTGCACACACAATGCTGGGCGTGGAT CTCACACACTCGCTGCAGTATGAGAACTCCATTAGGGACGTGAGTTTGTTGAACAAATCCGTGCCCATCGCCATACGTGATCATTGTGGACCCAAGCTAGCTTCACTTTTGCGGTATTCGGTGATCTTTGACAATCGCGACAGCAACGTATTCCCCACAAAGGGCGTTCTATTGAAGTCAGTGAATGAATATTGCGGACTGGGCGGAAACATTTCATACACCAGCAGCACAGCCCATGGCGAAGTGAATGTGCCGCTATTTGCGGGATTGGTGGCACAATTCTGTGGCCGTGTCGGCGTCATGAAGGAGACCAAAAAGACCACAATACTGCCCATTAACAATTTGTTCTACTGCGGCGGACCTTTGACGCTGCGGGGCTTTAAGTATGGCGGAGCTGGACCAGTTGTCGATGGCACTCCCATTGGTGCACAGACTTTCTGGTGCACTGGCGCACATCTGTGGACCCCGCTGCCGTTTGCCGGCGTCTTTAAGGGACTCGCTAGTCATTTTAGAATGCATTTCTTCTATAATatgggcaacagcaacagttttAACACAG ACAACATGCGCAGCGCCTACGGCATGGGAATTGCTGTAAAGCTGGCGGAACGTGCTCGCATCGAGTTGAACTACTGCGTACCTGTGCGCCGGCAAAACACTGACAAGGTTTTGAATGGTTTCCAGTTTGGCATTGGCTACGAGTTTGTCTAA